Proteins encoded together in one Fundidesulfovibrio magnetotacticus window:
- the fdnG gene encoding formate dehydrogenase-N subunit alpha, producing the protein MSLERRDFLKLTAAAATVTAFGGLGLDLTTVHAAAELAKLKGSKQTTSVCCYCSVGCGLIVSTADGGKGRAVNVEGDPDHPINEGSLCPKGASIWQLTENDRRITKVLYRAPNSDKWQEKTYDWALKEIAKRVKKTRDAAFQAKNAKGMEVNRLEAIASVGSAAMDNEECWIYQQMLRALGLTYIEHQARIUHSATVAALAESFGRGAMTNHWIDIKNSDAVLIIGSNPAENHPISFKWVMRAKDAGGKVIVVDPRFTKSAAKADLYAPIRSGSDIGFFGGFINYIIANNMMFKDYVVNYTNASYILGDKYEFKDGMFSGFDAAKKAYDKSAWAFARDAEGNVKRDPSLQDPKCVFQVMKKHYERYTLDNVSKITGCPKDKLEEVYKSFGVTGAPDKTGTVLYAMGQTQHTVGVQNIRAMSLVQLLLGNIGTAGGGINALRGEANVQGSTDQGLLFHILPGYMPTPAASMGDLKTYVEKVTPKTKDPKSANWWGNRPKYIASYLKAIYPKQKPEDSYKWLPKCEDGKDYSWLSLFDEMYKGAFKGFFAWGQNPAASTANANKVRQALGKLDWMVTVNIFDTETASFWKGPGMNPKKIKTEVFFLPCCVSIEKEGSISNSGRWMQWRYPGPKPLGNTKPDGDLIYELFEEIKKLYAADKKAVFPDPITNLNWDHATNHVFDPHKVAKLINGYFLTDKTIGDKTYKAGDPVPAFGLLQDDGSTCSGNWIYSASYTDKNMAARRDKTQTPMQEKIGLFPGWTWAWPVNRRILYNRASVDPQGKPYQPQKPVIEWVDGKWVGDVPDGPWPPMADEKGKNPFIMTSEGFGQLFGPGRMDGPFPEYYEPLECPVSEHPFSKVLNNPTALTFQGPADHRASCDPRFPFVCSTYRVTEHWQTGVMTRWTPWLLEAEPQMFVEMSPELAKLRGINPGDKCTVESARGSLWAIAIVTERLQPMQVMGQTVHMVGIPWHYGWVFPKEGGDSANLLTPSVGDPNTGIPETKAFMVNVKKA; encoded by the coding sequence ATGTCACTGGAAAGGCGAGATTTCCTCAAACTGACCGCTGCCGCGGCAACGGTCACGGCCTTCGGCGGCCTGGGGCTGGACCTGACCACGGTCCACGCAGCCGCCGAGTTGGCCAAGCTCAAGGGCAGCAAGCAGACCACCTCGGTGTGCTGCTACTGCTCCGTGGGCTGCGGCCTCATCGTCTCCACGGCTGACGGCGGCAAAGGCCGCGCGGTGAACGTGGAAGGCGACCCCGACCATCCCATCAACGAGGGGTCCCTGTGCCCCAAGGGCGCGTCCATCTGGCAGCTCACGGAGAACGACCGGCGCATCACCAAGGTGCTCTACCGCGCCCCCAACTCCGACAAGTGGCAGGAAAAGACCTACGACTGGGCCCTGAAGGAAATCGCCAAGCGCGTGAAGAAAACGCGTGACGCCGCCTTCCAGGCCAAGAACGCCAAGGGCATGGAAGTGAACCGCCTGGAGGCCATCGCCTCGGTGGGCTCCGCCGCCATGGACAACGAGGAGTGCTGGATCTACCAGCAGATGCTCCGGGCTCTCGGCCTTACCTACATCGAACATCAGGCCCGTATCTGACACAGCGCTACTGTGGCGGCTCTGGCAGAGTCGTTCGGACGCGGCGCGATGACGAATCACTGGATCGACATCAAGAACAGTGATGCAGTGTTGATAATCGGCTCCAACCCGGCCGAAAACCATCCCATCTCCTTCAAGTGGGTGATGCGGGCCAAGGACGCTGGCGGCAAGGTCATCGTCGTGGATCCCCGCTTCACCAAATCGGCGGCCAAGGCCGACCTCTACGCCCCCATCCGCTCGGGCTCGGACATCGGTTTCTTCGGCGGCTTCATCAACTACATCATCGCCAACAACATGATGTTCAAGGACTACGTGGTGAACTACACCAACGCGTCCTACATCCTGGGCGACAAGTACGAATTCAAGGACGGCATGTTCTCGGGCTTCGACGCGGCCAAAAAGGCCTACGACAAGTCCGCCTGGGCCTTCGCCCGCGATGCCGAAGGCAACGTGAAGAGAGACCCCTCCCTCCAGGACCCCAAGTGCGTCTTCCAGGTCATGAAGAAGCACTACGAGCGCTACACCCTGGACAACGTCTCCAAGATCACCGGCTGCCCCAAGGACAAGCTGGAGGAAGTCTACAAGTCCTTCGGCGTCACCGGCGCCCCCGACAAGACGGGCACCGTGCTCTACGCCATGGGCCAGACCCAGCACACCGTGGGCGTGCAGAACATCCGCGCCATGTCGCTGGTGCAGCTGCTCCTGGGCAACATCGGCACGGCCGGCGGCGGCATCAACGCCCTGCGCGGCGAAGCCAACGTGCAGGGCTCCACGGACCAGGGTCTCCTGTTCCACATCCTGCCCGGCTACATGCCCACCCCCGCGGCCTCCATGGGCGACCTCAAGACATACGTCGAGAAGGTCACCCCCAAGACCAAGGACCCCAAGTCCGCCAACTGGTGGGGCAACCGGCCCAAGTACATCGCCAGCTACCTCAAGGCCATCTACCCCAAGCAGAAGCCTGAAGACTCCTACAAGTGGCTGCCCAAGTGCGAGGACGGCAAGGACTACTCCTGGCTCTCGCTCTTCGACGAAATGTACAAGGGCGCCTTCAAGGGCTTCTTCGCCTGGGGCCAGAACCCCGCGGCCTCCACGGCCAACGCCAACAAGGTCCGCCAGGCTTTGGGCAAGCTGGACTGGATGGTCACGGTGAACATCTTCGACACCGAGACCGCCTCCTTCTGGAAAGGCCCGGGCATGAACCCCAAGAAGATCAAGACCGAGGTCTTCTTCCTGCCCTGCTGCGTGTCCATCGAGAAGGAAGGCTCCATCTCCAACTCGGGCCGCTGGATGCAGTGGCGCTACCCCGGGCCCAAGCCCCTGGGCAACACCAAGCCCGACGGCGACCTGATCTACGAACTGTTCGAGGAGATCAAGAAGCTCTACGCCGCCGACAAGAAGGCCGTGTTCCCCGACCCCATCACGAACCTCAACTGGGATCACGCCACCAACCACGTCTTCGACCCGCACAAGGTGGCCAAACTGATCAACGGCTACTTCCTTACCGACAAGACCATCGGCGACAAGACCTACAAGGCCGGTGACCCCGTGCCCGCCTTCGGCCTGCTCCAGGACGACGGCTCCACCTGCTCGGGCAACTGGATCTACTCCGCCTCCTACACCGACAAGAACATGGCCGCCCGGCGCGACAAGACCCAGACCCCCATGCAGGAGAAGATCGGACTCTTCCCCGGCTGGACCTGGGCCTGGCCCGTGAACCGGCGCATCCTCTACAACCGCGCCTCCGTGGACCCGCAGGGCAAGCCCTACCAGCCCCAGAAGCCCGTCATCGAATGGGTGGACGGCAAGTGGGTGGGCGACGTGCCCGACGGCCCCTGGCCGCCCATGGCCGACGAGAAGGGCAAGAACCCCTTCATCATGACCAGCGAGGGCTTCGGCCAGCTCTTCGGGCCGGGACGCATGGACGGTCCCTTCCCCGAATACTACGAGCCCCTGGAATGCCCCGTGAGCGAGCATCCCTTCTCCAAGGTGCTCAACAACCCCACGGCCCTGACCTTCCAGGGACCGGCCGACCACCGCGCCTCCTGCGACCCGCGCTTCCCGTTCGTGTGCTCCACCTACCGGGTCACCGAACACTGGCAGACCGGCGTCATGACCCGCTGGACCCCCTGGCTGCTCGAAGCCGAGCCCCAGATGTTCGTGGAAATGAGCCCCGAACTGGCCAAACTGCGCGGCATCAACCCCGGCGACAAGTGCACCGTGGAGAGCGCGCGCGGCTCGCTGTGGGCCATCGCCATCGTCACGGAGCGCCTCCAGCCCATGCAGGTCATGGGACAGACCGTCCACATGGTGGGTATCCCCTGGCACTACGGTTGGGTCTTCCCCAAGGAAGGCGGCGACTCCGCCAACCTGCTCACCCCCTCGGTGGGCGACCCGAACACCGGCATCCCCGAGACCAAGGCCTTCATGGTCAACGTGAAAAAGGCCTAG
- a CDS encoding class I adenylate cyclase, giving the protein MQGQKTDKSSWSRPDAGVELRHLAERVAVLGRRGDRSDESRDHLGQALDRLQAALSAPFHALPAPLGTALALALDDLARQPGRDTARKAFDCLARLGRFGLILAARLVREGAHDPAGAVGAAQAVDPSVALGLANQLLLELAHGLHGDPVPAFDLLAQAAGCGHGQARRFLQSHVGVQPDLAHPLREALREGRIGRSLLPAARADGGETPPEPAEAVAWTDLLGLRQEAVALAVDLMSGGHAVHACTILGAPAGGGLSGSESPERRPPERAAPLRGAVLSQLLATATPETAGSCLAAVSAQAPDKSASASAMLFQGRPELRAAMAGTAALFAPGTLAAFLERLPAPIQSEALRLALARVSQTDPLGLARARSMIQGGGEPRGTGPETFREAPPIPLGARLAGLHVPPEPPVSAAEEDSPAGPPREQRLLGFLRKSGPGHGELMELERGDDAPGRGQVVRERRYEAEDFRPRRVEGAAFQGCVFAGTLLGGRSFVQVSFRDCLFEGVSLEGAAFWGCTFVRCTFQSCSLAESVLRDTAFVELSARAVGFAGARLSRVTLTRCELTACDFSGARLDGLEARGAAFVSCLFDGARIWRGVFEAVSSPGCQAVQARAWDVTGGEPFFADLARATLRRELANPPGEEPLPAPEPSRAALEAWAARRETLWRLGVHAAENTRRMTFGRRVLGAARSRLLTLLPLLLHSDFFDQAAGLFPLVPPCRILGYHPDPETMALAREFFPGTEAPPVSPDALAIEGLYTIGSFGTLAQAEGSDLDFWVCLEASQTAESDMDGLEAKLAALEEWAAGSFGLEAHFYLLDMERVRANEFGASHEEGSGSAQAMLLKEEFYRTAVLVAGKPPLWWAAPPGASEEDWRRLASNPELSPVLADLGRIGEIPADEYFGASLWQIFKSIAAPYKSVMKIGLLERYAAGGGQGGLLCESIKESLLRGQVALWEVDPYVRLFAEVHEHYRSRDDREEAALLRLAFLSKTALALRARSTGWPPAWEESQIRRMYFGRGGDGPGFAGKGGEALGGFREQARLGEHLARFIVRSYTRLADRMSDLAGSAITPEDMTRLGRRIMAAFSKRRHKVELTPFAEARSQACQVVYFSAARAEKNAYVWRVQAGQSAPGESRLELVLSRESRDLAAELAWLVGNGVFVPGAQVSADYTVNPVTAKDLQDLLDALARFFPQGEALKASPADALNPEAVAKAFLAVNLTRPRETRRPEEIALFYQTTWGELFVRQARPKALPPFDPRLLVRAVSGMECAPGFVWGRHLPARSACPDPFVTEIAE; this is encoded by the coding sequence TTGCAGGGCCAGAAAACGGACAAATCCTCCTGGTCCCGGCCGGACGCCGGGGTCGAACTGCGCCACCTGGCCGAACGGGTGGCCGTGCTGGGCCGCCGGGGCGACCGCTCCGACGAGTCCCGCGATCACCTGGGCCAAGCCCTGGACAGGCTCCAGGCCGCCTTGTCCGCCCCCTTCCACGCCCTTCCCGCCCCCCTGGGGACCGCCCTGGCCCTCGCCCTGGACGATCTCGCGCGACAACCGGGGCGCGATACGGCCCGCAAGGCCTTCGACTGTCTGGCCCGGCTCGGCCGTTTCGGACTGATCCTGGCCGCGCGGCTGGTCCGGGAAGGCGCGCACGATCCGGCGGGAGCGGTCGGCGCCGCCCAGGCCGTGGACCCCTCCGTGGCCCTGGGCCTGGCCAACCAACTGCTCCTGGAGCTGGCCCACGGGCTGCACGGCGACCCCGTGCCGGCCTTCGACCTGCTGGCCCAGGCCGCTGGATGCGGACACGGGCAGGCCCGGCGTTTCCTGCAGTCCCACGTCGGCGTGCAGCCTGACCTAGCCCATCCCCTGCGCGAGGCCCTCAGGGAGGGACGCATCGGTCGCTCCCTGCTCCCCGCAGCCCGTGCCGACGGCGGTGAGACGCCGCCGGAGCCCGCGGAAGCGGTCGCCTGGACGGACCTCCTGGGGCTGCGGCAGGAGGCAGTGGCCCTGGCGGTGGATCTGATGTCCGGCGGTCACGCCGTCCACGCCTGCACCATCCTGGGCGCTCCGGCAGGGGGGGGGCTCTCCGGGTCCGAGTCGCCCGAACGAAGGCCGCCGGAGCGTGCCGCGCCCCTGCGCGGCGCCGTTCTCTCGCAGCTGCTGGCGACGGCCACCCCGGAGACCGCCGGGTCTTGTCTGGCGGCGGTGTCGGCCCAGGCCCCGGACAAGTCGGCCTCGGCGTCGGCCATGCTCTTCCAGGGCAGGCCGGAGTTGCGCGCCGCCATGGCCGGAACCGCGGCCCTTTTCGCCCCCGGGACGCTTGCCGCCTTCCTGGAGCGCCTGCCCGCGCCCATTCAGTCCGAGGCGCTGCGCCTCGCGCTGGCGCGCGTGTCCCAGACGGACCCGCTGGGCCTGGCCAGGGCGCGGAGCATGATCCAGGGCGGGGGAGAGCCGCGGGGGACCGGGCCGGAGACGTTCCGCGAAGCGCCTCCCATCCCGCTCGGCGCGCGTCTGGCCGGTCTGCACGTCCCCCCCGAGCCTCCCGTGTCCGCGGCCGAGGAGGACTCTCCGGCCGGTCCGCCCCGGGAGCAGAGGCTGCTCGGCTTCCTGCGCAAGAGCGGGCCCGGGCACGGCGAACTCATGGAACTGGAGCGCGGCGACGACGCGCCGGGTCGGGGGCAGGTGGTGCGCGAGCGGCGCTACGAGGCGGAGGACTTCCGGCCCAGGCGCGTGGAAGGGGCGGCCTTCCAGGGGTGCGTTTTCGCCGGAACGCTCCTGGGCGGCCGGAGTTTCGTCCAGGTGAGCTTCCGCGACTGCCTCTTCGAGGGCGTTTCCCTGGAGGGCGCCGCGTTCTGGGGCTGCACGTTCGTGCGCTGCACTTTCCAGTCCTGCTCCCTGGCCGAGTCCGTGCTGCGCGACACCGCCTTCGTGGAACTCTCGGCGCGGGCCGTCGGTTTCGCCGGGGCGCGCCTGAGCCGCGTGACCCTGACCCGCTGCGAACTGACGGCCTGCGACTTCTCCGGCGCGCGCCTGGACGGCTTGGAGGCCCGGGGCGCGGCCTTCGTCTCCTGCCTGTTCGACGGCGCGCGCATCTGGCGCGGCGTGTTCGAGGCCGTGTCCAGCCCGGGATGCCAGGCGGTCCAGGCCAGGGCCTGGGACGTGACCGGGGGCGAGCCGTTCTTCGCGGACCTGGCCCGCGCCACCCTGCGCCGCGAGCTGGCCAACCCGCCGGGAGAGGAGCCCCTTCCGGCGCCGGAACCCTCGCGCGCCGCGCTGGAAGCCTGGGCGGCCCGCCGGGAGACCCTGTGGCGGCTTGGCGTCCACGCCGCGGAGAACACCCGGCGCATGACGTTCGGCCGCCGGGTGCTCGGCGCCGCCCGCTCGCGGCTGCTCACGCTCCTGCCGCTCCTTCTGCACTCGGACTTCTTCGACCAGGCCGCCGGGCTCTTCCCCCTGGTCCCGCCCTGCCGCATCCTGGGCTACCACCCGGACCCCGAGACCATGGCCCTCGCCCGGGAGTTCTTCCCCGGCACCGAAGCCCCGCCGGTCTCCCCGGACGCGCTGGCCATCGAAGGCCTCTACACCATCGGCAGCTTCGGCACCCTGGCCCAGGCGGAGGGGTCCGACCTGGACTTCTGGGTCTGCCTGGAGGCCTCCCAGACCGCCGAGTCCGACATGGACGGCCTGGAGGCCAAGCTGGCCGCCCTGGAGGAGTGGGCCGCCGGGAGCTTCGGGCTGGAGGCGCACTTCTACCTGCTGGACATGGAGCGGGTGCGAGCCAACGAATTCGGGGCGAGCCACGAGGAGGGCTCGGGGTCGGCCCAGGCCATGCTCCTCAAGGAAGAGTTCTACCGCACGGCGGTGCTGGTGGCGGGCAAGCCTCCCCTGTGGTGGGCGGCGCCGCCCGGGGCCAGCGAGGAGGACTGGCGGCGGCTGGCGAGCAACCCGGAGCTCTCCCCGGTCCTGGCCGACCTGGGACGCATCGGTGAGATACCGGCCGACGAGTATTTCGGGGCCTCCCTGTGGCAGATCTTCAAGTCCATCGCCGCGCCCTACAAGTCCGTGATGAAGATCGGGCTTCTGGAACGTTACGCGGCCGGAGGCGGGCAGGGGGGGCTGCTGTGCGAGTCCATCAAGGAATCCTTGCTGCGCGGCCAGGTGGCGCTGTGGGAGGTGGACCCCTACGTGCGCCTCTTCGCCGAGGTGCACGAGCACTACCGCTCCCGCGACGACCGGGAGGAGGCGGCCCTCCTGCGCCTGGCCTTCCTCTCCAAGACGGCCCTGGCGCTGCGCGCAAGGTCCACGGGCTGGCCCCCCGCCTGGGAGGAGAGCCAGATCCGGCGCATGTACTTCGGGCGCGGCGGCGACGGGCCGGGCTTCGCGGGCAAGGGCGGCGAGGCCCTGGGCGGCTTCCGGGAACAGGCCCGCCTGGGCGAGCACCTGGCGCGCTTCATCGTGCGCTCCTACACGCGGCTGGCCGACCGCATGTCCGATCTGGCCGGGTCCGCCATCACCCCCGAAGACATGACCCGCTTGGGCCGCCGCATCATGGCCGCCTTCTCCAAGCGCCGCCACAAGGTGGAGCTGACCCCCTTCGCCGAGGCCCGCTCCCAGGCCTGCCAGGTGGTCTACTTTTCGGCCGCGCGCGCAGAGAAGAACGCCTACGTGTGGCGCGTGCAGGCGGGCCAGTCCGCCCCGGGGGAGTCCCGCCTGGAGCTGGTGCTCTCGCGCGAATCCCGCGACTTGGCCGCCGAGCTTGCCTGGCTGGTGGGCAACGGGGTCTTCGTCCCGGGCGCACAGGTGAGCGCGGACTACACCGTCAACCCCGTCACGGCCAAGGACCTCCAGGACCTCCTGGACGCCCTGGCCCGCTTCTTTCCCCAGGGCGAGGCGCTCAAGGCGTCTCCGGCCGACGCCCTCAATCCGGAGGCCGTGGCCAAGGCCTTCCTGGCCGTGAACCTCACCCGCCCGCGCGAAACCAGGCGTCCCGAGGAGATCGCCCTGTTCTACCAGACCACCTGGGGGGAGCTCTTCGTGCGCCAGGCAAGGCCCAAGGCCCTGCCGCCCTTCGATCCGCGCCTCTTGGTGCGCGCCGTGTCGGGCATGGAGTGCGCGCCGGGGTTCGTCTGGGGCCGCCACCTGCCCGCCCGTTCCGCGTGCCCCGATCCGTTCGTGACGGAAATTGCTGAATGA
- a CDS encoding tetratricopeptide repeat protein: MSDLVFGANFKVAVSDKKDNKLGMGGTAQTTARQVFYFARREDAGDVEVRALNGNFHPSGEPRHVSFQDFLERYRPEPLVYFNKVQPAMETVESELERGEGQLAAGRPDLAEKSFKKVLDVDEDNIRGVFGLGMAYLDAGKAEDAEGILGKLMNLELAFTPEHVHLFNRFGIQMRKAGMLTQALDYYNKALGINPDDEHLLFNVCRIHYDAGDVESALCCIGKAMELNPDFSAGGSMFRYILKRNPHLADSCAAPPEVSAPSGQDAPAAGASPTADETGGEACPVGGASDFVEPHAQPAFDPSRYEGLDLENLPWEM; encoded by the coding sequence ATGAGCGATTTGGTGTTCGGCGCGAACTTCAAGGTCGCGGTGTCCGACAAGAAGGACAACAAGCTGGGGATGGGCGGCACGGCCCAGACCACGGCCCGCCAGGTCTTCTATTTCGCCCGCCGGGAGGACGCGGGCGATGTGGAGGTGCGCGCGCTCAACGGCAACTTCCACCCCAGCGGCGAGCCGCGCCACGTGTCCTTCCAGGACTTCCTGGAGCGCTACCGTCCCGAACCCCTGGTTTATTTCAACAAGGTGCAGCCCGCCATGGAGACGGTGGAGTCCGAACTGGAGCGGGGCGAGGGGCAGCTGGCGGCGGGGAGGCCGGACCTGGCGGAGAAAAGCTTCAAGAAGGTCCTGGACGTGGACGAGGACAACATCCGGGGCGTGTTCGGCCTGGGCATGGCCTACCTGGATGCGGGCAAGGCCGAGGACGCCGAGGGCATCCTGGGCAAGCTCATGAACCTGGAACTGGCCTTCACCCCCGAGCACGTGCACCTTTTCAACCGCTTCGGCATCCAGATGCGCAAGGCGGGCATGCTCACCCAGGCCCTGGACTATTACAACAAGGCCCTGGGCATCAATCCGGACGACGAGCACCTGCTTTTCAACGTCTGCCGCATCCACTACGACGCGGGCGACGTGGAATCGGCCCTGTGCTGCATCGGCAAGGCCATGGAACTCAATCCGGATTTCAGCGCGGGCGGCAGCATGTTCCGCTACATCCTCAAGCGCAACCCCCACCTGGCCGACTCTTGCGCCGCGCCGCCTGAGGTCTCCGCGCCCTCCGGGCAGGATGCCCCGGCCGCCGGGGCATCGCCGACGGCAGACGAAACGGGCGGCGAGGCCTGCCCCGTCGGAGGCGCGTCCGATTTCGTGGAGCCGCACGCCCAGCCCGCCTTCGACCCCTCCCGCTACGAGGGCCTGGACCTGGAAAACCTTCCCTGGGAAATGTAA
- a CDS encoding flagellar brake protein, which translates to MSGPENNAPPKRSQRGPGMFVAFKPGQPVLVQAMGDSQRYWGRVIGVDPYDYFILKLPLVPGILRLATQGASLTLRMENEGELYGFSCDVIAVTHKPHPLAILSYPATAERLQLRQHKRVKCLIPAMVQNDFFNSSGFVVDLSRGGCRLVLDLFQKQRIVNLMTGDAVSLSISLDSMTSCKCAAKVVALQDVGTGRALGLSFDQDCAAGKSDIQEFVDRLETLSNLLQDRE; encoded by the coding sequence ATGTCCGGGCCAGAGAACAACGCTCCTCCCAAGCGCAGCCAGCGCGGTCCCGGCATGTTCGTGGCCTTCAAGCCGGGCCAGCCCGTGCTGGTGCAGGCCATGGGAGACAGCCAGCGTTACTGGGGCCGTGTGATCGGCGTGGACCCCTACGACTACTTCATCCTCAAGCTCCCCCTGGTGCCCGGCATCCTGCGCCTGGCCACCCAGGGCGCCAGCCTCACCCTGCGCATGGAGAACGAGGGCGAACTCTACGGCTTTTCCTGCGACGTGATCGCCGTCACCCACAAGCCACACCCCCTGGCCATCCTCTCCTATCCGGCCACGGCCGAACGCCTCCAACTGCGCCAGCACAAGCGCGTGAAATGCCTGATCCCGGCCATGGTCCAGAACGATTTCTTCAATTCCAGCGGCTTCGTGGTGGACCTCTCGCGCGGCGGCTGCCGCCTCGTGCTGGACCTCTTCCAGAAGCAGCGCATCGTGAACCTGATGACCGGCGACGCCGTCTCGCTTTCCATCTCCCTGGACAGCATGACCAGCTGCAAATGCGCCGCCAAGGTGGTGGCCCTGCAGGACGTGGGCACGGGCCGCGCCCTGGGCCTGAGCTTCGACCAGGATTGCGCGGCTGGAAAATCCGACATCCAGGAATTCGTTGACCGGCTGGAGACGCTCTCCAACCTCCTCCAGGACCGGGAATAG